A part of Abyssibacter profundi genomic DNA contains:
- the rrtA gene encoding rhombosortase, which yields MVAIIANQGGLKRQEWLFPALLGLVILALACLGEWGREWLRFDHAAVAQGQWWRIWTGHLVHASWYHLLLNGTGLVILVLLCPETIRLSWWMLRFLLMAVMTSAGLYWFGEGMQWYVGLSGLMHGFFLLGLRQPALRGDWIAVACLVYLVGKLLWEEFIGITVSNEAAIGVPVATRSHLFGALAALPLMWAEWRWPNAAEAPAADAASGSD from the coding sequence GTGGTCGCGATCATAGCAAACCAGGGTGGGTTGAAGCGGCAGGAATGGCTGTTTCCCGCGCTGCTGGGCCTCGTGATTCTGGCGCTGGCCTGTCTGGGCGAATGGGGACGCGAGTGGCTGCGATTCGATCATGCTGCAGTCGCCCAGGGGCAGTGGTGGCGGATCTGGACGGGACATCTCGTCCATGCGAGCTGGTACCACCTGTTACTCAACGGAACGGGTTTGGTCATTCTGGTGTTGCTCTGTCCTGAGACGATTCGCCTGTCGTGGTGGATGCTTCGTTTCCTGCTCATGGCGGTTATGACCAGTGCAGGCCTGTACTGGTTTGGTGAGGGGATGCAGTGGTACGTTGGTTTGTCAGGGCTCATGCACGGATTTTTCTTGCTGGGCCTGCGACAACCGGCCCTGCGCGGTGACTGGATTGCGGTGGCCTGCCTGGTCTACCTGGTGGGCAAGCTGCTGTGGGAAGAGTTCATCGGCATCACGGTGTCCAACGAAGCCGCCATCGGCGTGCCGGTTGCCACGCGTTCTCACTTGTTCGGGGCTTTGGCCGCGCTGCCATTAATGTGGGCCGAATGGCGCTGGCCGAATGCCGCCGAAGCACCGGCCGCGGATGCAGCGTCTGGTAGCGACTAG
- the fabD gene encoding ACP S-malonyltransferase, producing the protein MLFPGQGSQSVGMLDAFIDASSVVRQTLDEADEALGYALSALIRQGPSDELDRTEHTQPAMLAADVALYRHWTEAGGAQPVAVAGHSLGEYAALVAANVLSFADALRLSRVRAQAMQAAVKEGEGAMAAVVGLEDAAVQVLCDQYAEDDVLEPVNFNAPGQVVIAGHASAVARASEHAKAHGARMVVKLPVSVPSHCRLMGPAADRLREALDALALAEPTCPVIQNVSAAPADNLQVLREQLIEQVRAPVRWVETIEYLAGMGDVRFLECGPGKVLTGLMRRINRALPATSLATPEAMQQALTA; encoded by the coding sequence ATGCTGTTCCCCGGGCAGGGGTCGCAAAGCGTCGGGATGTTGGATGCCTTCATCGACGCCTCGTCGGTGGTCCGCCAGACGCTGGACGAGGCAGACGAGGCGTTGGGGTATGCGCTGTCGGCCTTGATTCGACAAGGTCCGTCCGACGAGTTGGATCGCACGGAACACACCCAGCCGGCCATGCTGGCGGCCGATGTCGCACTGTATCGGCACTGGACAGAAGCCGGTGGCGCGCAGCCGGTGGCGGTTGCCGGTCATAGCTTGGGTGAATACGCAGCCCTGGTCGCCGCCAACGTCTTAAGCTTTGCGGATGCGCTGCGCTTGTCGCGTGTTCGTGCCCAGGCCATGCAGGCGGCGGTGAAAGAAGGTGAGGGCGCCATGGCGGCGGTGGTGGGATTGGAGGACGCCGCAGTCCAGGTCCTATGCGACCAGTACGCAGAGGACGATGTGCTGGAACCCGTAAACTTCAACGCGCCTGGGCAGGTTGTTATCGCCGGTCACGCCAGCGCGGTGGCGCGCGCCAGTGAACACGCCAAGGCCCATGGGGCCCGTATGGTGGTCAAATTGCCGGTCAGCGTGCCGTCGCATTGCCGACTGATGGGACCAGCGGCCGATCGACTGCGGGAGGCGCTGGATGCGCTGGCCCTTGCCGAGCCCACGTGTCCGGTGATCCAGAATGTCTCCGCGGCGCCCGCCGATAACCTGCAGGTGCTCCGTGAACAATTGATCGAACAGGTCCGCGCCCCCGTGCGCTGGGTTGAAACCATCGAGTACCTGGCGGGCATGGGCGACGTGCGTTTCCTGGAATGCGGCCCAGGCAAAGTGTTAACGGGTTTAATGCGACGGATTAACCGCGCTTTGCCGGCCACGAGTTTGGCCACACCCGAGGCCATGCAACAGGCTCTGACCGCCTAA
- the fabG gene encoding 3-oxoacyl-ACP reductase FabG, protein MTENTSSQPLAGQVALVTGASRGIGAAIARKLGEQGAEVIGTATSAAGAGRIGEALAQYGGRGAELDVTDAAACDALIKQVAAESGAVQLLINNAGITRDNIFLRMKDEDVMDVLQANLVGAIRLSRLVLRGMMKARAGRIVNIGSVVGSTGNAGQVNYAASKAGLLGATRSLAAEIGSRNITVNAVAPGFIATDMTDVLDEGTRESLLGSIPLGRLGAPEEIAEAVAFLCGPGAGYITGTTLHVNGGMFMA, encoded by the coding sequence ATGACCGAGAACACATCAAGTCAGCCGCTGGCCGGCCAGGTCGCACTGGTGACCGGTGCATCCAGAGGTATCGGTGCGGCAATTGCCCGCAAGTTGGGCGAGCAGGGCGCCGAAGTCATCGGTACGGCGACCAGTGCCGCCGGCGCAGGCCGCATCGGTGAGGCCCTGGCTCAGTACGGGGGGCGTGGCGCTGAACTCGATGTCACGGATGCAGCGGCCTGCGACGCCCTGATCAAGCAGGTGGCGGCCGAATCTGGCGCTGTTCAGCTACTGATCAACAATGCGGGTATCACGCGTGACAACATCTTCCTGCGGATGAAGGACGAGGATGTCATGGACGTGCTACAGGCCAATCTTGTGGGCGCCATTCGCCTGTCTCGCCTGGTGCTGCGCGGCATGATGAAAGCGCGAGCCGGGCGCATCGTGAACATCGGATCCGTCGTGGGTTCAACGGGCAACGCCGGCCAGGTGAACTATGCCGCGAGTAAGGCCGGCCTGCTGGGTGCCACGCGTTCGCTGGCGGCGGAGATCGGTTCGCGAAACATTACCGTTAATGCAGTGGCTCCCGGGTTTATTGCCACGGATATGACAGACGTGCTCGATGAAGGCACGCGTGAGTCACTGCTAGGCAGCATTCCGCTTGGCCGTCTCGGCGCGCCGGAGGAGATCGCCGAGGCGGTGGCATTTCTCTGTGGTCCGGGCGCGGGCTACATCACGGGTACGACCTTGCACGTCAATGGTGGGATGTTCATGGCGTGA
- the acpP gene encoding acyl carrier protein, which produces MSGMEDRVKKIIAEQLSVSEEQITPEASFVDDLGADSLDTVELVMALEEEFEIDIPDEEAEKIVTFQHVIEYIKANAPDAS; this is translated from the coding sequence ATGAGCGGAATGGAAGATCGGGTCAAGAAAATCATCGCCGAGCAGCTGAGCGTCTCGGAAGAGCAGATCACACCCGAGGCCTCGTTCGTCGACGACCTGGGGGCTGACTCCCTGGATACCGTCGAACTCGTGATGGCTCTGGAAGAAGAATTCGAAATCGATATCCCGGACGAAGAAGCCGAGAAGATCGTCACCTTCCAGCACGTCATTGAATACATCAAGGCGAATGCCCCCGACGCGAGCTAA
- the fabF gene encoding beta-ketoacyl-ACP synthase II — protein sequence MKQRVVVTGMGVISPVGSTLSDAWSRVVEGRSGIRTIESYDVSQYPTRFAGLVDGFDADAYLGAREQRRTDAFVHYGIAAAKQAVEHAGLDIAANADRIGVNIGSGIGGIGTIEQNAVLLEKTGSTKKISPFFVPSSIINMVSGYVSIMLGARGPNLATVSACATSAHSIGLGARMIAHGDADVMIVGGAEAGSSPMGLAGFCAARAMSTRNEAPTEASRPWDRDRDGFVLADGAAVLVIESEAHAKARGAEILGELAGFGMSGDAYHVTQPADDGNGAARAMQASLADAGVRPEQVGYINAHATSTKVGDVAETQAIKAVFGDHASSLPVSSTKSVTGHLLGAAGGIEAVFSVLAMRDGVLPPTINLHDPDDGCDLDYVPNEAREVSVDCVLSNSFGFGGTNASLVFRRYV from the coding sequence ATGAAGCAACGTGTCGTTGTCACTGGAATGGGCGTCATCTCGCCCGTGGGCTCAACGCTGAGCGATGCGTGGTCTCGCGTCGTCGAGGGGCGGTCGGGGATTCGGACCATCGAATCCTATGACGTGAGTCAGTATCCGACCCGTTTTGCAGGTCTGGTAGACGGGTTCGATGCCGACGCCTACCTCGGGGCGCGCGAACAGCGACGGACCGATGCCTTCGTGCATTACGGCATTGCGGCCGCCAAACAGGCGGTGGAACATGCCGGCCTGGACATTGCCGCCAATGCGGACCGCATCGGCGTGAATATCGGATCCGGTATTGGCGGCATCGGCACCATTGAGCAGAACGCGGTCCTGCTGGAAAAGACCGGATCCACAAAGAAGATTTCGCCATTCTTCGTTCCGTCTTCCATCATCAACATGGTGTCGGGCTACGTGTCCATCATGCTGGGTGCGCGTGGTCCCAATCTGGCCACGGTTTCGGCCTGCGCGACTTCGGCGCATAGCATCGGCCTGGGCGCACGGATGATTGCTCACGGCGATGCCGACGTCATGATTGTCGGTGGCGCGGAAGCGGGATCCAGCCCGATGGGGCTGGCCGGGTTCTGTGCGGCACGTGCGATGTCGACGCGAAATGAGGCGCCGACCGAAGCCAGCCGGCCCTGGGATCGTGACCGTGACGGCTTCGTGCTGGCCGATGGTGCCGCTGTGCTCGTCATCGAATCCGAAGCCCATGCGAAAGCACGCGGCGCCGAGATCCTGGGCGAGCTTGCAGGGTTCGGCATGAGCGGCGACGCCTACCACGTCACGCAACCCGCGGACGATGGCAATGGCGCGGCTCGGGCCATGCAAGCGTCGCTGGCGGATGCCGGTGTGCGGCCAGAACAAGTGGGCTATATCAATGCCCACGCCACCTCCACCAAAGTGGGAGATGTGGCAGAAACGCAGGCCATCAAAGCCGTGTTCGGCGATCACGCCAGCAGCCTGCCGGTGAGTTCCACTAAATCCGTGACGGGACATCTGCTGGGCGCAGCCGGGGGCATCGAGGCAGTGTTCTCGGTTTTGGCGATGCGCGATGGCGTATTGCCACCGACGATTAATTTGCATGACCCCGACGATGGTTGCGATCTTGATTACGTGCCCAACGAGGCGCGCGAGGTATCGGTGGATTGCGTGTTGTCCAACTCTTTCGGGTTCGGGGGGACGAATGCGTCACTGGTGTTCCGCCGGTACGTCTGA
- a CDS encoding aminodeoxychorismate synthase component I, giving the protein MRIPWDSPCSFLDLHASAPAFFPGLLESVVQGTPNARFDVLFAAPSTMIESQTGQHANSAGFLESLDAAVAAERQDPSPASNDLPFISGWLLYLGYELLAECEPRVPVSTDPAKLPQACAIRCHGALIREHTSGQVWIVAESQAVADQIRERLRNCSEHSLHQPALISAEAEDPGRLKHSLERIREYILAGDVFQVNLSRGWHARYAVDLDPVTTYRRLRDSNPSPFAGLFRRADWAVISSSPERLVKVQDGWVETRPIAGTRRRGVNEANDEALLAELIGHPKERAEHVMLIDLERNDLGRLCEPGSVEVDDLMVLESYAHVHHIVSNVRGRIRADVSPGDVIAATFPGGTITGCPKVRCMEIIQELEPAGRGAYTGALGYLGVDGRLDLNILIRTLVTRGVEAWFRAGAGIVADSEPDAELLEMQAKARGLLPALGLDSEFGRP; this is encoded by the coding sequence ATTCGAATCCCCTGGGATTCGCCCTGCTCATTTCTTGATCTGCACGCATCGGCTCCGGCGTTCTTTCCGGGGCTGCTGGAGAGTGTGGTGCAGGGCACGCCTAACGCCCGCTTCGATGTCTTGTTCGCGGCACCGTCCACGATGATCGAATCGCAAACGGGGCAGCACGCGAACTCGGCTGGATTTCTCGAATCCCTGGATGCCGCTGTCGCAGCGGAACGTCAGGACCCGTCGCCGGCGAGTAACGATCTGCCGTTCATATCGGGTTGGCTGCTCTACCTCGGCTACGAGTTATTGGCTGAATGCGAGCCCCGCGTGCCGGTCTCGACAGACCCGGCCAAACTGCCACAAGCCTGCGCCATCCGTTGTCATGGTGCGCTCATCCGCGAGCATACGAGCGGGCAGGTCTGGATCGTGGCAGAGTCTCAGGCTGTCGCTGACCAGATTCGGGAACGGCTGAGGAATTGCTCCGAGCACAGCCTGCACCAGCCAGCACTGATCTCGGCCGAGGCGGAAGATCCGGGTCGGCTGAAGCACTCACTGGAACGCATCCGCGAGTACATCTTGGCCGGCGACGTGTTCCAGGTGAATCTCTCACGCGGCTGGCACGCTCGTTATGCGGTCGACCTGGACCCTGTCACCACGTACCGTCGCCTGCGCGACAGCAACCCCAGCCCCTTCGCCGGCCTATTCCGGCGCGCGGACTGGGCGGTGATTAGTTCCTCGCCCGAGCGTCTGGTCAAGGTCCAGGACGGCTGGGTGGAAACCCGGCCCATCGCCGGGACACGGCGCCGTGGTGTCAACGAGGCCAACGACGAGGCCTTGCTCGCCGAATTGATCGGGCACCCGAAAGAGCGGGCCGAACACGTCATGCTCATCGATCTGGAGCGTAACGACCTCGGTCGGCTGTGCGAACCGGGGAGCGTGGAAGTGGACGACTTAATGGTGCTGGAAAGCTACGCCCATGTGCACCACATCGTCTCCAACGTGCGTGGCCGTATTCGTGCCGACGTCAGTCCGGGTGATGTGATTGCAGCGACCTTTCCCGGCGGGACCATCACCGGCTGCCCCAAGGTTCGGTGCATGGAGATCATCCAGGAACTCGAACCTGCGGGGCGGGGCGCTTATACCGGCGCGCTGGGCTATCTCGGTGTCGACGGTCGTCTTGATCTGAATATTCTGATTCGGACCCTCGTGACTCGCGGGGTCGAGGCCTGGTTTCGCGCGGGAGCCGGCATCGTTGCCGATTCCGAGCCGGATGCGGAGTTGCTGGAAATGCAGGCCAAGGCGCGTGGATTGTTGCCGGCCTTGGGCCTTGATAGCGAATTCGGTCGACCATGA
- a CDS encoding aminotransferase class IV: MNRHWVDGVADAGIPADDRGLLYGDGVFRTGLVWDGQVHQFALQRQVLLTDAAALGLEVDVSGLTREMEHAAKQCGRGVLRITLSRLQTERGYGPRWPAPCRRIMSVAPLPARPAHWWGRGVHAGLLSMDSAGPASLSPHKHLNRLPQVLAQRALTPDSGLQEVLMTDPDGRVRCGSMSNLFLKKVDASGPAWITPADGSLMGVSRRSVASAMQRLGFSLEEQAVSMDDLQAAEEGFLANSLIGIWPLQRITQTGAQPESDTALTDWEAPGVQTRAVMAELDHPLVTDMLAAYGDST, from the coding sequence ATGAACCGACATTGGGTGGATGGCGTTGCCGACGCTGGCATCCCGGCCGATGACCGGGGGTTGTTGTACGGCGATGGCGTGTTTCGTACCGGGCTTGTGTGGGATGGCCAAGTCCACCAATTTGCACTGCAACGTCAGGTGTTACTGACGGACGCGGCGGCGCTGGGTCTGGAGGTCGACGTCTCGGGTCTGACGCGGGAAATGGAACATGCCGCAAAGCAGTGCGGCCGTGGCGTGCTGCGCATCACCCTGAGTCGGTTGCAAACGGAGCGAGGCTACGGTCCTCGCTGGCCAGCACCGTGCCGGCGCATCATGTCCGTGGCCCCGTTACCGGCACGCCCCGCGCATTGGTGGGGGCGGGGCGTGCATGCGGGCCTGCTGTCGATGGACTCGGCGGGGCCAGCGTCGCTATCGCCCCACAAGCATTTGAATCGCTTGCCCCAGGTGTTGGCACAGCGCGCGCTCACCCCTGATTCCGGGCTGCAGGAGGTCTTGATGACCGATCCAGACGGCCGCGTGCGTTGCGGCAGTATGAGCAATCTCTTTCTCAAGAAAGTCGATGCATCTGGGCCAGCTTGGATCACGCCTGCAGACGGAAGCTTGATGGGTGTTTCCCGGCGATCGGTCGCGTCGGCCATGCAACGTCTTGGATTCAGCTTGGAGGAACAAGCCGTGAGCATGGACGATTTGCAAGCAGCTGAAGAAGGTTTTCTGGCCAATTCACTCATCGGCATCTGGCCGTTACAACGAATCACGCAGACCGGAGCCCAACCAGAGTCTGATACGGCGCTCACGGACTGGGAGGCTCCCGGTGTACAGACCCGGGCGGTCATGGCCGAGCTGGACCACCCACTCGTAACAGACATGCTCGCTGCCTATGGAGATTCGACATGA
- the mltG gene encoding endolytic transglycosylase MltG, which yields MIRGLAGLLLLGLVLLAAAYWDASTQLRAPLSISEPTRVEFEPGSSLSRLIGRLERDGLLGTARTGLYLRIYARVTDSARNLHAGEYALEPGLTPLGLLQLLASGAVVEHSFTIIEGWSTRELLIALRAESTLTWDLGEKLPATETLLSQLDLGAGHAEGRFLPETYRYARGANASHLLIRAYRAMEQALAQAWAQRIPDLPFDSAEEALILASIVEKETGVASERRTIAGVFTRRLRKNMRLQTDPTVIYGIGPSFDGDIRYRDLRRDTPYNTYTRGGLPPTPICNPGVAALQAAVNPEPGTALYFVSKGDGSHVFSDTLAEHNAAVRRYQLRR from the coding sequence ATGATTCGTGGATTGGCCGGTCTGTTGCTACTGGGGCTGGTCTTGCTGGCAGCCGCGTACTGGGATGCATCAACACAGCTTCGCGCACCGCTGTCGATTTCCGAACCCACGCGTGTCGAGTTCGAGCCTGGCTCCAGCCTGTCTCGACTCATCGGCCGTCTGGAACGCGATGGCCTGCTCGGTACAGCACGCACCGGCCTGTACCTGCGAATCTACGCTCGGGTGACGGATTCGGCACGCAATCTACACGCGGGGGAATACGCCTTGGAGCCCGGGCTGACTCCGCTCGGCTTGCTGCAGCTGCTGGCCTCCGGCGCCGTCGTAGAACACAGCTTTACCATTATTGAAGGCTGGAGTACCCGGGAACTGCTGATCGCGTTGCGCGCGGAGTCCACGCTGACATGGGACCTGGGCGAGAAGCTACCCGCCACCGAGACCTTACTCAGCCAACTCGATCTAGGGGCAGGGCATGCCGAGGGCAGGTTCTTGCCGGAAACCTACCGCTATGCGCGAGGTGCCAACGCGAGTCATCTGCTGATTCGCGCATATCGGGCGATGGAACAGGCGCTGGCACAGGCATGGGCGCAGCGCATCCCCGATCTACCTTTCGACAGTGCCGAAGAAGCCTTGATTCTGGCCTCCATCGTCGAGAAAGAGACCGGTGTTGCGAGTGAGCGACGCACCATTGCCGGCGTCTTTACGCGTCGCCTGCGCAAGAACATGCGACTGCAAACTGACCCCACGGTGATTTATGGCATCGGACCGTCGTTCGACGGCGATATTCGCTACCGAGATCTTCGCCGCGACACGCCGTACAACACGTATACCCGGGGTGGTTTGCCACCGACGCCGATCTGCAACCCGGGCGTGGCGGCACTACAGGCTGCCGTGAATCCCGAGCCGGGCACGGCGCTGTACTTCGTCTCGAAGGGTGACGGGTCACACGTGTTTTCCGATACGCTGGCAGAACACAATGCAGCGGTCAGGCGATATCAATTGAGGCGGTGA
- the tmk gene encoding dTMP kinase: MTRGRFIVFDGVEGSGKSTQMPRVARWIRDRHGEPVTTREPGGTALAEEIRRVALEDHDEPLPKTAELLLMFAARSVHLNNRIWPALQAGHWVLCDRFVDASFAYQGAGQGLPSHDIEQLETMVVGTQQPDCVFLFDLPVEVLVQRVAQRGNADRFDRAETDFHARVRTMYLERAQRRPERYAIIDATASVESMTRTICDELERRFAG, encoded by the coding sequence ATGACGCGGGGACGGTTTATCGTATTCGATGGAGTCGAAGGCAGCGGCAAGAGCACGCAAATGCCTCGTGTCGCGCGCTGGATTCGAGACCGGCACGGTGAACCGGTCACAACGCGGGAACCGGGTGGCACAGCGCTGGCCGAAGAGATCCGCCGTGTTGCCCTGGAAGATCACGACGAACCGCTGCCGAAGACGGCAGAGTTGCTGCTGATGTTTGCCGCCCGCAGCGTGCATTTGAACAATCGGATTTGGCCGGCCCTGCAAGCGGGTCACTGGGTGCTATGCGACCGGTTCGTTGATGCAAGCTTTGCCTATCAGGGTGCGGGGCAAGGCTTGCCCAGTCATGACATCGAACAGCTTGAGACCATGGTCGTCGGCACGCAGCAGCCAGACTGCGTCTTTCTTTTTGACCTGCCCGTGGAAGTGCTGGTCCAACGCGTCGCACAACGCGGTAATGCTGACCGGTTTGATCGCGCGGAGACTGATTTCCACGCGCGGGTCCGGACGATGTATCTGGAACGCGCACAGCGCCGACCCGAACGCTATGCAATTATTGATGCCACAGCATCGGTTGAATCGATGACCCGAACCATCTGCGACGAGCTGGAGCGCCGCTTTGCTGGCTGA
- a CDS encoding DNA polymerase III subunit delta', which produces MLADQSLPPWQTERYAQLAKRLAVGRFPTGLLLTGPAGVGKQALANALVRAAFCVDRSAEAQACGRCIGCQQFNAGSHPDFVLCVPEEGKQSITVDAIREFGRKLYLTPQTAAGRLGYIPQADLLNVNAANALLKTLEEPPASAHLLLVSDRPATLPATIRSRCEQVRAVVNDAERVDVWFDEVCPDLSPALRRRFRHAPLQAMQASELTRQESTIRQQLDAIWSQQRDPILAAGALDDELLTAVGPSLFRLIAERLRSVASQSLPSDVRLGLQRLADANASALHLNQTSQANLRMLVETQLIEWARMGRLMSRMNLNDSV; this is translated from the coding sequence TTGCTGGCTGATCAAAGCCTGCCGCCATGGCAGACCGAACGCTACGCACAGTTGGCAAAGCGGCTAGCTGTCGGCCGCTTTCCCACCGGCCTGCTACTGACCGGGCCTGCAGGGGTGGGCAAGCAAGCATTGGCCAACGCACTGGTTCGTGCGGCGTTTTGCGTCGATCGATCCGCTGAGGCACAGGCCTGTGGCCGCTGCATCGGTTGCCAACAATTCAACGCCGGCAGCCACCCCGACTTTGTGCTCTGTGTCCCTGAAGAGGGCAAGCAGTCGATCACCGTGGATGCGATCCGCGAATTCGGCCGCAAGTTGTATCTCACACCACAGACCGCCGCAGGTCGCCTAGGCTACATTCCACAGGCGGATTTGTTGAACGTCAACGCGGCCAATGCCTTATTGAAAACGCTGGAGGAGCCGCCGGCCTCGGCGCATCTGCTGCTGGTGTCCGATCGGCCTGCCACCTTGCCGGCGACCATTCGCAGTCGCTGCGAACAGGTGAGGGCGGTGGTCAACGATGCGGAGCGGGTCGACGTCTGGTTCGATGAAGTCTGTCCGGACCTGTCACCGGCGCTACGGCGTCGGTTTCGGCATGCGCCTCTCCAAGCCATGCAGGCCAGCGAGTTAACCCGGCAGGAGTCCACCATCCGTCAGCAGCTCGATGCCATCTGGTCACAGCAGCGGGATCCCATCCTGGCGGCAGGGGCACTTGATGATGAGTTACTCACCGCCGTGGGGCCCAGTCTTTTTCGACTGATTGCAGAACGGTTGCGAAGCGTCGCCTCGCAATCCCTACCCAGCGATGTACGGCTGGGCTTGCAGCGATTAGCCGATGCCAATGCGTCAGCGCTACACTTGAACCAGACGAGTCAGGCCAACCTGCGCATGCTGGTCGAAACGCAGCTCATCGAGTGGGCGCGAATGGGCCGGCTGATGAGCCGCATGAACCTGAACGACAGCGTTTGA
- a CDS encoding PilZ domain-containing protein, whose product MSARPGGQPGILTLSIKDKAALYIAYMPFIKNGGLFIPTTKDYALGDEVFILLTLSESNERLPVAGKVIWITPSGAANKRQQGIGVQFSDQDGGQTQRKIETYLAGALSSDRPTSTM is encoded by the coding sequence ATGAGTGCACGACCCGGTGGCCAGCCTGGCATCCTGACGCTGTCCATCAAGGACAAAGCGGCGCTATACATCGCCTACATGCCCTTCATCAAGAACGGCGGATTATTTATCCCGACCACCAAGGACTACGCCTTGGGCGATGAAGTGTTTATTTTGTTGACGCTGTCGGAATCCAATGAACGCCTGCCCGTGGCCGGCAAGGTCATTTGGATCACGCCCAGCGGGGCGGCCAATAAGCGTCAGCAGGGGATTGGCGTGCAGTTCAGCGATCAGGATGGTGGCCAGACCCAGCGGAAGATCGAAACCTACCTGGCTGGTGCGTTATCCAGCGACCGGCCGACCAGCACGATGTAA